A stretch of DNA from Ochotona princeps isolate mOchPri1 chromosome 13, mOchPri1.hap1, whole genome shotgun sequence:
CAGAGATACCTTCTGAGCTGGGGACGTGTGGTAAGTCTCTTGGAACTGGAttgctcccagggtgtgcaggaagcacaaagCTAAAGGGAATGCCCAGGCTAGCCAAGAACCCTGACAGAactgccaaggctgggctggggggttGGAGGAGGTGGCCCAGTTTCTGTGGGCAAGACTGAAGAAGCTCTGATGAACTCACCACTTGAACCTTTTGGGTTTGGCCGGAGAGACCTGGGTCATACTTAGAAGAAATACATACAAGTTGCCTTTTAAGGATTCTAGTAGAAATTGACCAGAATAAACCTAATAATGGGCACAGCAAAGCAAGTGGGCATGATAGAAGGTAGCTGAACCCTGGAATGAGTTTCACGGGGAGCCTCCcacctgggctggggcaggagttGGGAGAAACAGAGACCCATATCTGCCGGGGAGTGGGAGGGTTGTGATTGCAGCTGCATTGCTCTCCTTACAgacctggagaagcctgagggcCCCCGAACCAGCAGCAGCTCGCCCAGCTCACCGggggcccccagccccagcaggctgAGCCCCACCCCTGAGGGGCCAACACCGCGGGCTCAGTCCCCACTGATTCTGCAGCCTTTGGCCTCCCCACTGCAAGTGGGCGTGCCACCCATGACTCTGCCCATCATTCTCAACCCGGCACTCATTGAAGCCACCTCTCCAGTGCCCCTGCTGGCCACTCCCCGCCCCACAGACTCCATCTCCACCTCCGAGGTCAACTAAGGCAGGCCCTGCACGCAGCAGGACAGAAACTTACCACCAGGCTGTCCCTGGCCCTGCTACCAGCTGTCCCAGAGGCCACAGTCTCTTCAAGCCCAGGCCAAGCTGCTACCGCTGCCCCTTGGATTGGGAAAAAGAATTTCTGTAGCCCCCTCGCTGGGACCCCTGATGAACTGCAGgatcttcttcctcctctgctcTTCAGTCCTTGGAATTCAACCAGAGAGCACACGAGTGCCACCTGCAGCCTTTCTCTGGCTTGCATCTCTGGGGAGGCATCCCGGTGCCAACCCTACAGTGCCTGCCTATGTGCCCTGCTGCCCATGGTCAGGCTGAGAGTCAGGCCCAACCACTCTGCACTTTGTCCCCCTCTGCCACCTGATGCCCCTCAGccctggagcatcttcctctGGTGCTTCCTCTCCTGTATGAATTAGTTGGTCAgtttggagagttaatcagcacCATAGATTGTGGGCTGGTGGCTTGACGGGGGGCTGCCCGCAGGAGCATGTACATATAGGAAAATGGGACAACGATGGACTTTTTATGATGTAATAAATGTCTTGGTATCAACATCAATATCATTGGCTTTTCCTCCCTGAGCTTACGGGTTGAGTCACTCTATCATCCAGGACTCGGGCCTTCTGTGAGCAAAGGCAAAGTGAAGGCCAGCTTGCCAGTAACTGCCCCAGCCGGTGCCTGGGTCGGGACTGCTTCACCACTGCTGTGCTTTCTGTGCCACAGTGGTGCCCATCTGTCATCAGAGGGGTTCCAGGTGCCTGGGCATTCCACTTGTTCATAACTGCTCAGAGCAGACATGGGAGACACCCCTTGCCTGAGgtcagagggaagaaggaagaagccaaactgaagtcagaagctgagCTGAGTTCACCAGCTTCCCATCAGAAGTGGCCCAGCCACTTGCCTGAAGCtgcagccatgtgttggcaggcCCAGGGCATTCATTCTGCCTCCCAGCTGTGGAGGAACagctctcccctctcccagccctcccagcccATCATGGCAGTGCAGTGAAGGgaccttccccttctctcccatgcagcCAGGTGAGCAGGTGCAGGTGTGCATAGGCAGGTGGGACAGCCCCTGGGGACCCAGGCACTGTAGGGGGATAGTCAGAATGTCGTGTGTTTAGCTTTTCCAGTGGAAGAATCTACCTCTTGGCGTCCCCCACCTCAGTGGAGCCTTCCCTTCTGGGATGCAAGAGAGGAAGCTCCCCCAGCTGGGCTCTCACAGAGAGTTCCGGCACTGACACCCTGCACAGGGTCGGGGGAGGTGGATGTAGCATCCAGCTGGTCGGGTGATTCTTTAGCGCCAGTGACACTTCACACAGAGTCAGGGCTTGAGCCACTTCCTTTGGGTGTCACAGTGGGAATGGCTGCTATAGAAAATGACAATGATGACATGAGGTCTAATGCTCCTACCTAGTGTCCTACTGCCCTTCTTCCCTACTGCCCTTCTTCCCCAAATCCCACCCAACCCTGCTCTAAGGAAAATGAAAGGGGGGCCAGCAGGCTATGAGGAAGTATAGAGAAGTGTGACTCTATAGCCAGCTGGACGTGAGGCCACGAGGCCCTTGGCCCCAGTTGTAGGGGTCTCCATTCTCCTGTCTGAGCCCCTTAGAAGTTTCTATGTGTTTCTGGGGAAAATGCTTGGTGACAACAAGTCTGAAGGCCACCATCCAGTGAACAAAGGGCTGTGGTAACTCTGCTTCTTTCAATGGATCTCAAAAATATGGAAGCTGGAGCGTTCACAACTAATGCTCTACCTGCTGGGCAGCAAAGAAAAACTGTCAGTGAAAATCTTTCTGTTCCTTGATTGATAGATGACAGATCAGTTTTTTCATGTAGTTTCATTGTAGCTCTGAAAAAAACGATGGGTCACCAGCAGCTCTGCTAGAGCCCATCCACAAAACTTCAGCCATATTTCTTGATTTTGCTGTATCTGCTCAAACTAACATGATCTGATACAGAAATACAGCCTCAATGTGTGCTGCCAGGGGTCACTTTGCAGAGGATCTGAGCCTCACTAAGTTGGCTGAAATGATCTGCCTCCAATGGGTTATCCAAGACGTGCCCAAAGAAAAACCATCCTAGCTCTACacaaggtaaaaataaaaataaataaattcttaaaaatcctCAAAAAGCAGTCTTTGCATGCATGATTTTGAAAATGTTGCCTCTTAGAAGGCAAGAGAAGCTGCAAGAGAAACTCAGGCCTTCATTCAGACtagcaagaaagaaaagcacagtAATGTGGAAGCCACACAGCTCCAGGGAGAAGTGTCAAAGTTCTGGCAAAGTCCAGAAGGAAACGCTGGTTCTCATGCTTTTTGCCACCGGAACTTTGTAGGGCAGCAGGCTTCAGAAAGTCCAGAAGGGAGCTAGAGAAGACAGCCTAGGACTACCACTGAGAAAGGCCATTGCTGGAGCACCTGATGTAACAGCATTATGTGCACTGCTCAGGCAGCTTTCAGAGACGCTCTGTCCTATAAACGAATGGGTTGAGAAAGGTCACCCAGCAGGAAGTCAGGGACTTGGGACGCAAACCTAGGTCTGGCCACCCTGAGCCTCCCGCTCTAGTCCTTTGTCCTGTCTTCTGTTATACCAAGGATGCAGCTGTGGTGTAGAACCCCTCAAAGCTAGAGAGGTCTCTCCGTCGGCTCTGATGAGAGAAAAGGTTGAGGTGGGAGGCCACAGGCTACTCCCTGGTGAGCTCAGTTCAGTGGAGATCTGTGAAAACAAAGGGGCTGAAGCAAACAACCCACAACAGGTGAATTCCTGAGCACGTGATTAGGAGAAAGGATGAACTGCAGACAGAACAGGCACCCACGTGTCTCCCCCTCGACCCCTCATCATCACACCTGAAACAGTTATAGGAACAACAACAGAGTGGCTTTCAGGCACACAGACACCTTTGTATAGGGCTCTCAGGAACTGGccatgagaaaacagaaacccGCATGGCCCCCAGGCACCAGGGCGGCAGGGGCTTTGGTCGGTCTCCACTCTGCTTCCgcaacctggattttttttttttttttttggttgctcaGCCACCTCACTGGCTGGGTTTTGCTTTGTGGACCCCATCTCTGCACAGTCTCTGAACATCAGGATGCCGCGTGGCTTAGTTCTTGGTccttaggttttgttttgttttgttttgaatacaaagagggagggacagagtacttccatctgatggttcactccccaaatggctgtgacagcctgggctgggctaagccaaggTCAGGACCCTGGAATGCCaactggatctcctatgtgggtactggGGCACAAGAATTTGTATGATCTTCCGTGGCTTTCCctggagcaggattggaagtgaggcagctgggacttgaaccagcactcagatgggatgctggcagtggcttaatttgctgcactgcaatgccagccccaagtttCCTTAATCTTCAGATAAATTATACTTCAggatcttaaaaataaagcaatcccCAGGAGTCCTTGAGAGATGCTGCCATGATTTATGAGATTTTGAAAGGACAGTAGTGATCAGGGGCACCAGCACAGGTTCCCATTACCCTGAACTGGCATCCACCAAATCAGCATCTTCCATTCTGAAAGTTCAAGAGTCAGCAGGATGAGAGCATTCACTCTGATGGTGAAGATCCCAGCGGAGAAGGCCGGGGGCTgactcccagctccactcctgactccatcttcctgctgctgcaaacctgggaggaagcagatggaGTGAATCCTGGGCCTTGCCCCCCCATGGGGGAGAACTGAGCTGGGCATTCCAGCTCCTACTGGACCAGTGCAGGCATGCAGACAGTGAACTGgaaaatgggagatttctctagaaaataaaaaaaagaaaaaaatgggagattcctctctctccttcccttcctctctctaaaagaataaaagtttttaaatacaacactcaaaaattacttttttaaaaatctgacttttgGGCCCAAgaaaatggctcaattggctgatatTCCCCACTTTGGGCGCCAGGACCCTATATGGGCAACAAttgatgtcccaggtgctccacttctcttccacctGTCTGTGGCTAGGGAGTGCAgggaaggatgacccaaggctctgggaccctgcccccacatggaagatctggaggaaacttctggtacctggcttcagattggctcagttgtaactgttggggctacttggggagtgaaccagtggatggagaatttttgtttctcctctttgtggaTTGATCTAaacggaaaaaaaaataattgtttaaaaggGACATACAGTAAATAATACATCTGACTTCAGTAAATTGATTGGCAGCACCTTACTCTTCTTTCTCAAAAGGCCCATAGCAAGATAGGAAAGTTAGCTTTATTTTGTATCAATTTGGAGAGAAGAGCTTTGTCGTGGGTCTCATAACCTTGGTTTGAATCTtggttctgtctctttctgtccgtATTTAAGTGTATTATTTAATCTCTCCTGCTTAATTTATCCAGAAGTAGAGGTAATGTTTACCTAATAGTGTTACTGGGAGCTCACAGTAAAGTCCCCCAACACGTGCTCTGGCACATGACGTGTGCACAGGGGAGAGGGCTAGAGTGCACTCCTGCCTTACATCGCTGCCTGCAAGGGGCAGTAGGGATCACTGCAGAGGCGATGATCTCCAGTGTCAGAGGAAATCCAGTCAGACTGAGGACCTCTTTTCAATCCTAGTATTTCAGATCTCACCCCAGGCAGAACTCCTCGGCCCCGAACCCGTACTGAGCGTCCTTGCAGTTCCACGGGAGCCGACAGGAGGAGCCCTGGAACAGACCTCAAGAccacttccttcctcttccccaacTCTTCCCGGCAATGAGTCCCGGCTCCGCGCGGGGGACCCGCGGGCTGGGGCCGGTCGGCTTCCCCCTGGGGTTCCCCAGCTtcagcaggagccaagagtccAAGAAGCAGCAGGGCTTGGCTGGGGCTCCCAGCCGTGTGAGGCGGGCCTGGCCGCGGAGAGGCTGGCGCCGAGAGTCTGGGCGCGGAGGGTGGCGCTCGGCTGGCGAGTCCCACCTCGCGCCCAGGGGCCAGTCACGCCCGCCCCGCGTCCTCCTCGAActtccctccccccgcccccgagaGGCGCGCTGCCTCGCTCCCGGTTGGCTGTACCGGGCCCAGGCTTGAACTTTCAGCCAATGAGAAGGAGCCCGGGGCGAGACGCACGGAAACGTCACGGGAATTCCCCCCTCCGGGGGGCCGACAAGGGGCTTTCCCGACCGGGGGCCCTGGTGGCTTGGAGAGGCGCCGTGACCCGCCTGACCCTCTCCGGACCTGGAGAGCAGCCGGAACCGGAGCCGCCGTGACGGTGAGTGTCCGGGTTCAGAGTACTGGGGGAGAGAGTGCAGGACACGGAGGAGCGGGGCGGAGTGCGGGCCGGTGAGCGAGCGAGCCCCGGGACTCGGGGGAACAGCTGGTGCCGCGGCTGGCAGAGTGTGTGCGCCACAGCGGCAGAGACGCGTCCCGAGCGCCGCGCCGTGCGCCCACCTGCAGCCCCGCGGCGCGCTCCCCTGCGCCCCGGCGGCCGCACGCACAGGCTCCGGGACTGCTCTGCCCAACGCGCGCGGCCCGGCCTGCTGCCCTGCCGTGCCCGCACCGACCAGCTGGCTGGCACTGGCTGGGGCCGCCGGGCGCGCACatactgtctgtctgtctctctctctctctctctctctctctctctctccctccccacccaggcGCTGGGGCCTGAGCACTGGGCTGGGGGCGCACACAGCCGTGAGGGACGGGAACCCTCGGCTGCAGAGAGGTTTAGCCGACCCCAAAGATCCCTTTGCTTCTCTTACACCGCGGCCCCAGAATCGCTTCCTGGGGGAGAACTCGGCGGGGGGGAGGGGATCCGCCTGGACCAGcaccccctcaacacacacatacTCCGCCTACATGCTCCTCCGAGAGGAGGGAGACCTTCGGCAGCAGGAATGTCCCCCCAAAAGCCCCCGGGGTGAATCAGCCGTGGCCTCCCTCTCggcagaaaaaaaatcccaaggttGCTCCAGACCGGGGAAgcggggagggggcaggctgcGGGTGCTGGAGCCGGCCGGACCTGCAAGCCTCCGCAGCGGAAAGAGCCCCGGAAAGAGCCCCTCGGGGCCCAGTGGGCCCGGGAGCCAGGAGGGGGCCCGCGCCCTGCGGGACTTCCCTGCCTCGGGGCGCCGGGCCGCCCCGCCCGCCGTGGGGGCGGGGCCGCGGCGTCATTTCCAGGCCCCCCCCTCCGGCGCCGCCCCCCTGGTATTTTCGGGACTTTCCTGAGCGGCTCTAACTTTCTGCCCCTtccccggcccagcccagctccggaTCTCGCCCGCCACTCCCGGACGGGCGGCTGGAGGAGCTCGAACCCTCGCTCAAGCCTGGGTCTCCCCACGCCCCCCCCGCCCTTTCATCTCCTGCCCACCCCGACCTGACCTGTCCCCCCTTTCCTCTCGCCACTCCACCACCCCCCACTTTAGGCGGGCGCCTGAAGCTCCGGGAAGCAGGCACCCGGCGGGAGGCGCCACCCTGACCCAGGCCTAGCCGCAGAGCCATGGAGCAGAGCTACCACACCGTAAGTCCTGCCACGGGGCCCTGCAGCAGGCTGGCGCCCCAGAGGAGTATAGCATGCCTCTCCATCCTgaacctggggtgggggagggcgagCACTGAGACTTTCAGCTGCGGGAAGGGCTCCAGAGGGGGCTCTGGGTCAGCTGTTCACCCCTACCCCGTATGCCCCTGTTTCTGTCTCCAAACCCAGGGCCTGGATGGCATCATCGAATATGAAGGGTTCAAATTTGACCCCTCCATTGGAGAACCCAAGGAACCAGCCCCGGAGACAGGTCAGTGAGTTCTCTAACTCAGAGGGAACAAGTGTGGGGAGAGGATGGGCCCCCAGAGCCTGGCTCAGCAAGGCCCCTCTGTCCCCAGCTGATGGTCCCTACCTGGTCATTGTGGAGCAGCCAAAGCAGGTGAGTTAAAgggatgggagtggggagggagttcAGCTTTGGAGCTGGGACCTCCACTGGGAGGTCACTGGGTTGAGGAATCCCTCCGGGAAGGCTGCTGTAGATTAGGTGCTTGGCTTGCTGTGGCTCAGGACCGACACTGCCCATCCCTGGTGTCACCGCTGGCCAGGGTTGCGGCCAGGGTGGCTGCTCCCCTCCCACTCACAATGTTGTCGCCACGTGTGGACTTGCAGCGAGGATTCCGATTCCGCTATGGCTGTGAAGGCCCCTCCCATGGAGGGCTGCCCGGGGCCTCCAGTGAGAAGGGCCGGAAGACCTACCCCACTGTCAAGGTGGGCCTGGATGGCACctggagggtgggtgggagacagcCCATCTTGGGACACTGCTTgaccacccctgcccctcccagaTCTGTAACTACGAGGGACCCGCCAAGATCGAGGTGGACCTGGTGACCCACAGTGACCCTCCCCGCGCGCATGCCCACAGCCTGGTGGGGAAGCAATGTTCGGAGCTGGGGGTCTGCGCTGTGTCtgtggggcccaaggacatgactGCCCAGTAGGTGGCTCCTTCCCCAGTCCTGTGGGATATCCCCACTGCCCCAACTGGCCTCTGTAACTTAGCATGTGACTTGGGAGTTGGGGGTGGAGGGTTGGACTGGGAACCCAGGGGCCTGAGGAAACAGAACAGCTAGCTGCCTAGAGGTAAGGCTGAGCTGAGCTTGGTAAGGGGAGGGGGCACAGAGGCCAGCACCTTTGCCTTGCCTTCCTCCCAGATTCAACAACCTGGGTGTCCTGCATGTGACCAAGAAGAACATGATGGATATCATGATACAGAAGCTGCAGAGGCAGCGGCTACGCTCCAGGCCGCAGGGCCTGACAGGTATGAAGGGACAGGGGAAGTCACATGAGGGGAGCGAGGGAGTCGGGAAGGTCACGCTGCTTGCCCATTGGCTATGCAGAGGCCGAGAGgcgggagctggagcaggaggcCAAGGAGCTAAAGAAGGTGATGGACCTGAGCATCGTGCGGCTGCGCTTTTCTGCCTTCCTGCGGGCCAGTGATGGCTCCTTCTCCTTGCCCCTGAAGCCTGTCATCTCCCAACCCATCCACGACAGCAGTGAGTGTCCTGTTTCTTGGTGGTGTGGGCAGGGGGCCTGGGCAGTATCCATGGGCAGAGGGAACAGGTGGGCACCTTGAGCTGTGCAATCCGGTAGTCCTGCGGGGAGTCTAGACTGTCCACCTGCATATTGGGTGATCCTGAGCTAGTCCCACTCCCCTCTGTCATTGGGAAGGACACTGGTCAGTCCTGGACCTGCTGGGGGTGTTGATATCATGAATTTGCCTGTTTCAGAAAGGTCATGGAAGTGGAATTAGATGACAagtttatttaaagaaatatctGCAATCCATGCAAGACTTTTTTTGTAATACACAAGTTCCATGAGCTGTTTCAAATCTTCCCCCCTAtaagtgtggatttcaaaatatcgacaccaagcaaaaataaaaaaagacttagCTTTCACTTCCATTTCTCTTGGAACTTTCTGAACGACCCTTGTGGGGAGTACCTGGCTGTGCAAACTGTCACCCCAGCTGGCCTGGCATCTCAGATACCTGCCACCCTCACAGAGTCACCTGGCGCATCCAACCTGAAGATCTCACGCATGGACAAGACAGCAGGCTCTGTGCGGGGCGGAGACGAAGTCTACCTGCTCTGTGACAAGGTGCAGAAAGGTGAGCCTGGGGCCCAGGCCCGGAGCCAGAGGTACACAGAAGAACCAGGGGGGTGCAAGCTGCCCCAAAGTAAGTGGTCCTGGAGAGCCCCGCAAGGGCTGTTGCTGGGTGACCGGGATAACCGGGAGCTTCTCTCATAGATGACATCGAGGTCCGCTTCTATGAGGATGATGAGAATGGGTGGCAGGCCTTTGGGGATTTCTCTCCGACGGATGTTCATAAGCAGGTGCCCAGGGGACCACGGCCCTGGCGGGGGTTGGGTTAAACAGCCCACACTGACacccctctgctccccaccctccagTATGCCATTGTGTTCCGGACACCCCCCTATCACAAGATGAAGATTGAGCGGCCGGTGACTGTGTTCCTGCAGCTGAAGCGCAAGCGTGGAGGGGACGTCTCCGACTCCAAACAGTTCACCTACTACCCCCTGGTGGAAGGTGAGCAGGCCAGAGAGTCCCCAGAACCAGACCACGGGGGCGGGGAGGGCCCCCGGGCAGGGCAGTCACATCCTGATCCCTGCACTCAGACAAGGAGGAGGTGCAGCGCAAGAGGAGGAAGACCCTGCCGGCCTTTTCCCAGCCCTTTGGTGGCGGCTCACACATGGGTGGAGGCTCTGGTGGCGCGGCTGGGGGCTACGGAGGAGCTGGAGGGGGAGGTGAGTACTGGTGGCTGGAAGggggatgaggagagggaggcagggaggtcaTTGCTGGAGAACTCTGGGCAAATCCTGCCTGCATCCACAGGTGGCAGCCTCGGCTTTTTCCCCTCCTCCTTGGCCTACAGTCCCTACCAGTCGGGCGCAGCCCCAATGGGCTGCTACCCTGGAGGCGGGGGCGGGACACAGATGGCAGCCTCAGCACCCGGCACGAATGCTGCTGAGCCCTTGGTGAAGCCGAGTGAACCACAGGCCCCCGAAATGCTGCAACGAGGTATGGCCTTAGTACCTGGAATAGTCGGGGCGCGGTCGCTAGGAGGTGAGCCTGTAGCCATGCGCCAGCATCCCCCTGTCGCCCCCAGCACGGGAGTACAATGCACGCCTGTTCGGCCTAGCCCAACGCAGCGCCCGAGCCTTGCTGGACTACGGCATCACAGCAGACGCACGCGCACTGCTGGTGGGACAGCTCCACCTGCTGACGGCACAGGACGAGAACGGAGACACGTAGGCAGGGGAgactggcctgggctggggtctTCAGAATGGTGCCCTGTGAAAGTTCATGGGTCAGGGGCAAGAAAAGGACCCATAGAGAGCCAGACTCGGGGGTGGACAGGCCGGGTCTCAAATCCAGATTGACTTATTCTCCAAGTTACCAAGGTTCTCCAAACTGCAGTTTAGCTAAGAGGGAACAGTAGTACAGCAGAAGGCAGCGTGTATGCACGTGCGTGCATGTGTCTGTGTCAGTCTAGTCCCGCCACCCCCAAATAAccatcctgttaatgcacattttgggtggcagcaggtgacaaACCAAATTACCGGGAACCTGTcattcacacaggagaccaggacggagttcctggtttctgtctgcTTCCCAGCCTAGGACCCTTGCAGACATCTGGCTAGAAGACAGGAGCtcactgcctgtctctctctctctctctgcctctgaattaattttaaaatatactcatttgaaaagcacagtaacagatcttgttcactttccaaatgtctgcaacacccagagctggccaggagcctagaactccatttgagtttcccacatggattgcagggacccaagcacttgggccaccatctgttgcctcctaggtgcattagcaggaagctgagaaggaagcagagtaTCTCAGATTCAAATTGATACCCCAACATGGGGTGTAGGCAGGCACCCCAAGgagcagcctaacccactgctCCCTAATGCCCATTCCTAATGCCCATTCTAAGTTTCAAGTTGGGGCCGTGGTTATGGCTCagcttaggatgcccacatccctggGTTTGAGTTTCTGATCCAACCTCCTGCTGGTGTAGTACTCCTTGGCCCCTGCTACCAATGTAGAAGAGGCATAGTGggtcccaggttcctggttccagctagCCAAGgcttggcttttgtgggcatttagggagtgaaccaatgtatgcacaatctctctctgcttctccaataattttttaaggacaagcttatttaaaaacaaaaatacatgccGTTGAGGACATTCTGGGTTCCACAGGCCCCAGGAAgagaggaagccaggaggcagtgaGGGTTGAGGATGGTGGATGCTCCAGCTGGCTGGGCTTGCTGGGTCAGAGTCTTACTCTCTAACCCCTAGGCCGCTGCACTTGGCCATCATCCACGGGCAGACCAGTGTCATTGAGCAAATAGCCCATGTCATCTACCATGCCCAACACCTGGGGATCGTCAACCTCACCAACCACCTACACCAGGTGAGGGATACCTCTCGGTGAGCGGGCAGGGACAGGGGTTAGAAAGCAAAAGGGTCTAGACCAGGGGCAGGCCTAGCTTACCTCGCCTTTGTCCGCAGACTCCCTTGCACCTGGCGGTGATCACTGGGCAGACGAGGGTGGTGAGAGTCTTGCTGCAGGTGGGTGCGGACCCGGCACTGCTGGATCGGCACGGGGACTCAGCTGTGCACCTGGCACTGCGGGCAGGCGCCAGCGCCGCCGACCTCCTGCATGCGCTACTGTGCAGTGGAGCTCCCgccatggcccagctgctgcatATGCCTGACTTTGAGGGTGAGGTCCCTACCCCAGGATGGGGATCAGACCGGGTACTAGGAGGTGCACAGAGTGATACATAAAGGCGGGGACTGGTCAGGGCTGGTTGAGAAACCATTTTGCAGTCCTAGCTATAAACCAAGTGTCTCCTATCTCCAGGGTTGTACCCAGTCCACCTGGCAGTCCATGCCCGAAGCCCTAAGTGCCTGGATCTGCTGGTGGAGAGTGGGGCTGAAGTGGAGGCAGC
This window harbors:
- the NFKB2 gene encoding nuclear factor NF-kappa-B p100 subunit isoform X1 encodes the protein MEQSYHTGLDGIIEYEGFKFDPSIGEPKEPAPETADGPYLVIVEQPKQRGFRFRYGCEGPSHGGLPGASSEKGRKTYPTVKICNYEGPAKIEVDLVTHSDPPRAHAHSLVGKQCSELGVCAVSVGPKDMTAQFNNLGVLHVTKKNMMDIMIQKLQRQRLRSRPQGLTEAERRELEQEAKELKKVMDLSIVRLRFSAFLRASDGSFSLPLKPVISQPIHDSKSPGASNLKISRMDKTAGSVRGGDEVYLLCDKVQKDDIEVRFYEDDENGWQAFGDFSPTDVHKQYAIVFRTPPYHKMKIERPVTVFLQLKRKRGGDVSDSKQFTYYPLVEDKEEVQRKRRKTLPAFSQPFGGGSHMGGGSGGAAGGYGGAGGGGGSLGFFPSSLAYSPYQSGAAPMGCYPGGGGGTQMAASAPGTNAAEPLVKPSEPQAPEMLQRAREYNARLFGLAQRSARALLDYGITADARALLVGQLHLLTAQDENGDTPLHLAIIHGQTSVIEQIAHVIYHAQHLGIVNLTNHLHQTPLHLAVITGQTRVVRVLLQVGADPALLDRHGDSAVHLALRAGASAADLLHALLCSGAPAMAQLLHMPDFEGLYPVHLAVHARSPKCLDLLVESGAEVEAAERQGGRTALHLATELEELGLVTHLVTKLHANVNARTFAGNTPLHLAAGLGSPTLTRLLLKAGADIYAENEEPLFPLPSPPTSGSDTDSEEPERDTHYSFRGHTPLDLTRSTKVKTLLLNAAQSMAEPPRSPPSPAGPGLSLGDTTLQSLEQLLDSPEAQGSWAELAERLGLRSLVDTYRKTPSPSGSLLRSYKLAGGDLAGLLEALSAMGLEEGVRLLRGPETRDKLPSTEVKEDSAYGSQSVGQEAEELGLPPEPPGGLCHGHPQPQVH
- the NFKB2 gene encoding nuclear factor NF-kappa-B p100 subunit isoform X2; translated protein: MASSNMKGSNLTPPLENPRNQPRRQRGFRFRYGCEGPSHGGLPGASSEKGRKTYPTVKICNYEGPAKIEVDLVTHSDPPRAHAHSLVGKQCSELGVCAVSVGPKDMTAQFNNLGVLHVTKKNMMDIMIQKLQRQRLRSRPQGLTEAERRELEQEAKELKKVMDLSIVRLRFSAFLRASDGSFSLPLKPVISQPIHDSKSPGASNLKISRMDKTAGSVRGGDEVYLLCDKVQKDDIEVRFYEDDENGWQAFGDFSPTDVHKQYAIVFRTPPYHKMKIERPVTVFLQLKRKRGGDVSDSKQFTYYPLVEDKEEVQRKRRKTLPAFSQPFGGGSHMGGGSGGAAGGYGGAGGGGGSLGFFPSSLAYSPYQSGAAPMGCYPGGGGGTQMAASAPGTNAAEPLVKPSEPQAPEMLQRAREYNARLFGLAQRSARALLDYGITADARALLVGQLHLLTAQDENGDTPLHLAIIHGQTSVIEQIAHVIYHAQHLGIVNLTNHLHQTPLHLAVITGQTRVVRVLLQVGADPALLDRHGDSAVHLALRAGASAADLLHALLCSGAPAMAQLLHMPDFEGLYPVHLAVHARSPKCLDLLVESGAEVEAAERQGGRTALHLATELEELGLVTHLVTKLHANVNARTFAGNTPLHLAAGLGSPTLTRLLLKAGADIYAENEEPLFPLPSPPTSGSDTDSEEPERDTHYSFRGHTPLDLTRSTKVKTLLLNAAQSMAEPPRSPPSPAGPGLSLGDTTLQSLEQLLDSPEAQGSWAELAERLGLRSLVDTYRKTPSPSGSLLRSYKLAGGDLAGLLEALSAMGLEEGVRLLRGPETRDKLPSTEVKEDSAYGSQSVGQEAEELGLPPEPPGGLCHGHPQPQVH